A window from Gammaproteobacteria bacterium encodes these proteins:
- the fetB gene encoding iron export ABC transporter permease subunit FetB codes for MQSTLDISWWQLAGFMLVLFIPVMINQRFKLALGPDIAMAVVRMTCQLILVGLYLQYLFELNNPLVTCLWLLVMLLVGASSILGSAKLPKKRLYLPVLAGLVIGLLPLLLILLLVLLRPSPVYSAQYLIPLAGMLLGNSLSGNIVALTRLFSSFSDKKPQYEGALALGATPVQAAAPFVQSALQQSLAPILASMTTTGLVTLPGMMTGQILGGTDPMIAIKYQLVIMVAIFVMLSLSVVTTLVLATRHAINDAGLILIQIRP; via the coding sequence ATGCAATCAACATTAGATATTAGCTGGTGGCAATTAGCCGGCTTTATGCTGGTGCTGTTTATACCAGTAATGATCAATCAACGCTTCAAATTAGCCTTGGGCCCCGACATCGCCATGGCTGTCGTGCGAATGACTTGCCAGTTAATTTTGGTGGGGCTTTATCTGCAGTATTTATTCGAACTTAATAATCCGTTAGTGACCTGCTTGTGGTTGCTTGTGATGTTATTGGTTGGCGCTAGCTCGATTTTAGGTAGCGCGAAATTACCAAAAAAGCGGCTTTATTTACCGGTACTTGCTGGGTTGGTGATCGGGCTATTGCCGTTGTTGCTGATTCTTCTGCTTGTTTTGCTGCGACCTAGCCCCGTATATAGCGCTCAATACCTCATCCCATTGGCTGGCATGTTATTAGGCAATAGTCTGAGTGGAAATATTGTGGCGCTCACTCGACTCTTTAGTAGTTTTAGTGATAAAAAGCCACAATACGAGGGGGCTTTAGCGTTGGGGGCGACCCCGGTGCAAGCAGCAGCACCTTTCGTACAGTCGGCATTGCAGCAATCATTAGCCCCGATTTTGGCGTCGATGACAACAACAGGATTAGTGACTTTGCCGGGCATGATGACTGGGCAAATACTTGGCGGTACCGACCCTATGATCGCGATAAAATATCAGTTGGTTATTATGGTCGCTATTTTTGTGATGCTTAGTCTTTCGGTTGTGACTACATTGGTGCTGGCGACCCGTCATGCGATTAATGATGCCGGACTCATTTTGATTCAGATCAGACCTTAG
- a CDS encoding UbiX family flavin prenyltransferase, translating to MTDTSLKSDNDFEQAVTLALTGASGAPYGLRLLQQLVAANCQVVLLLSDAAKIVLATEVDIKLPDSLEDCQQFLSQRFNAKPNQIQLHSQYDWFSTPASGSSSPKKMVICPCSMGTLSSIRHGASNNLIERAADVILKERGQLIIAWRESPLSTIHLENMLGLSQMGVTLMPLAPGFYHKPTEIHELIDFMVARVLDHLQIKQSLVLPWMK from the coding sequence ATGACTGATACAAGTCTGAAATCAGATAATGACTTTGAACAAGCGGTGACCTTAGCGCTTACTGGCGCCTCGGGCGCGCCATATGGGTTAAGATTATTGCAACAGCTAGTTGCGGCAAATTGCCAAGTGGTGTTGTTACTGTCCGATGCCGCAAAGATCGTGCTGGCGACCGAAGTGGATATAAAATTGCCAGATAGCTTAGAAGATTGCCAGCAGTTTTTAAGCCAGCGTTTTAACGCCAAACCTAACCAAATTCAACTGCATAGTCAATATGATTGGTTTTCAACTCCAGCATCGGGTTCGTCTTCACCCAAGAAAATGGTGATTTGTCCCTGCTCAATGGGCACCTTGTCATCAATTCGTCATGGCGCCAGTAATAACCTAATTGAACGGGCTGCCGATGTTATTTTAAAAGAGCGTGGTCAGTTGATTATTGCTTGGCGTGAAAGCCCACTATCAACTATTCACCTTGAGAATATGCTGGGCTTGTCACAAATGGGGGTAACCCTAATGCCGTTAGCACCGGGGTTTTATCATAAGCCAACAGAAATACATGAGTTAATCGACTTTATGGTGGCGCGGGTTTTGGATCATTTACAAATTAAGCAATCGTTAGTATTGCCGTGGATGAAATAA
- a CDS encoding P-II family nitrogen regulator, whose translation MKMIHAIIKPFKLDSVREAVSEVGVDGLTVSEIRGFGRQKGHTELYRGAEYQVDFLPKIKIEIACKAEDVDRIIDAITSAAHTGKIGDGKIFVFDLERALRIRTGETDFEAL comes from the coding sequence ATGAAAATGATTCATGCGATTATTAAGCCGTTTAAACTTGATAGTGTCCGCGAAGCTGTATCTGAAGTCGGAGTTGACGGTTTGACCGTTTCTGAAATACGCGGCTTTGGTCGGCAAAAAGGCCACACGGAACTTTATCGTGGTGCTGAGTATCAAGTAGATTTTTTACCAAAAATTAAAATTGAAATTGCCTGTAAGGCCGAAGATGTTGATCGCATTATTGATGCGATCACTAGCGCGGCACACACCGGAAAAATTGGTGATGGCAAAATATTTGTATTTGATCTTGAGCGGGCGCTGCGTATTCGCACCGGCGAAACTGATTTTGAAGCGCTGTAA
- the hpt gene encoding hypoxanthine phosphoribosyltransferase produces MKHTTEIMISQQEIADKVAELGQQIQSHYQDSDSLILVTLLRGSVIFMADLCRVIDVPMSLDFMTVSSYGSSMESTRDVRILSDLRDDIKGRDVLIVEDIIDTGNTLSKIVEILALRGPSSLKICTLLDKPSRREVEVKVDWVGFGIPDEFVVGYGIDYAQKYRNLPYIAKVVPLD; encoded by the coding sequence ATGAAACATACCACTGAAATTATGATCTCACAGCAAGAAATTGCCGATAAAGTTGCTGAACTTGGCCAGCAGATCCAAAGCCATTATCAAGACTCGGACAGTTTAATTCTGGTGACGCTATTGCGTGGTTCGGTAATCTTTATGGCTGATTTATGCCGAGTAATTGATGTGCCAATGTCATTAGATTTTATGACGGTATCTAGCTATGGCTCGAGCATGGAAAGTACCCGCGATGTTAGAATTTTAAGCGACTTAAGAGACGATATTAAAGGGCGTGATGTCTTAATCGTTGAAGATATTATTGATACGGGCAATACCTTATCGAAAATTGTTGAAATACTGGCATTGCGCGGCCCGAGCTCGCTAAAAATCTGTACTTTGCTTGATAAACCATCGCGCCGTGAAGTTGAAGTTAAGGTTGACTGGGTTGGTTTTGGTATTCCTGATGAGTTTGTAGTGGGTTATGGCATTGATTACGCACAGAAGTATCGTAATTTGCCATATATTGCTAAAGTTGTCCCACTAGATTAA
- the mpl gene encoding UDP-N-acetylmuramate:L-alanyl-gamma-D-glutamyl-meso-diaminopimelate ligase encodes MKHIHILGICGTFMGGIAILARELGFRVTGSDANVYPPMSTQLEQSGIELVEGYDPSQLDPAPDLVVVGNAMSRGNECVEYMLNRNIPYTSGPQWLLENLLKDRWVIALSGTHGKTTTASMVAWILDQNNQQPGFLIGGVPQCLGVSARLGEAPFFVIEADEYDTAFFDKRSKFVHYRPRTLVINNLEYDHADIFPDLAAIQRQFHHLIRMVPANGLVISEQGDKAVSEVLEQGCWSEQQYLQGKHGEDTSQWSSKLVKLDGSEFEVYFEGQLQGAVKWSQIGQHNVHNALMAIAAARHVGILPKDAIKTLASFENAKRRLELKGQVNEVVVYDDFAHHPTAIHTTIAGLRANVGQQRIFAILEPRSNTMKQGVHQHTLFNSMSEADAIFLYQPDDIGWDMHAAVNGSQLPVRIEHELDVLIKHVVEQARPGDQLLVMSNGGFGGIHQKLLDALAIKFKAQS; translated from the coding sequence ATGAAACACATTCATATTTTAGGTATTTGCGGCACCTTTATGGGCGGCATTGCGATTTTAGCCCGAGAGTTAGGCTTTCGGGTTACTGGCAGTGATGCCAATGTTTATCCGCCAATGAGCACCCAGCTTGAGCAAAGTGGCATTGAATTGGTTGAAGGTTATGATCCTTCTCAGCTTGATCCTGCGCCTGATTTAGTGGTGGTTGGTAATGCAATGAGCCGGGGTAATGAATGTGTCGAATATATGCTTAATCGCAATATTCCTTATACCTCGGGTCCGCAATGGTTACTGGAAAACTTGCTCAAAGATCGGTGGGTGATTGCCCTTTCAGGTACGCACGGTAAAACCACCACCGCCAGCATGGTGGCATGGATCTTAGATCAAAATAATCAGCAGCCAGGCTTTTTAATTGGCGGTGTGCCACAGTGCTTAGGGGTCTCTGCTCGATTGGGTGAGGCGCCATTTTTTGTGATTGAAGCCGATGAATACGACACGGCCTTTTTTGATAAACGTTCTAAATTTGTCCATTACCGTCCCCGCACTTTAGTGATCAATAATCTTGAGTATGATCATGCCGATATATTTCCTGATCTGGCGGCTATTCAGCGCCAATTTCATCACTTAATTCGGATGGTGCCAGCAAACGGTTTAGTGATTTCTGAGCAAGGCGATAAGGCTGTTAGCGAAGTGTTAGAGCAGGGTTGTTGGAGTGAGCAGCAGTATTTGCAGGGCAAACACGGTGAAGACACCAGCCAATGGTCTTCTAAATTAGTCAAACTAGACGGCTCTGAGTTTGAGGTCTATTTCGAGGGGCAGTTGCAAGGCGCAGTTAAATGGTCGCAAATTGGTCAGCATAATGTCCACAATGCTTTAATGGCGATTGCTGCCGCGCGCCACGTCGGTATTTTACCCAAAGATGCGATTAAAACTTTAGCCAGTTTTGAGAATGCCAAACGTCGCTTGGAGCTAAAAGGCCAGGTCAACGAGGTGGTTGTTTATGACGATTTTGCCCACCACCCAACCGCGATCCATACTACGATTGCTGGTTTACGGGCCAACGTAGGCCAGCAGCGAATTTTTGCTATTTTAGAGCCCCGTTCGAACACCATGAAACAAGGAGTGCACCAACATACCTTGTTTAATTCGATGAGTGAGGCCGACGCAATATTTTTATACCAGCCCGATGATATAGGTTGGGATATGCACGCGGCTGTTAATGGTAGTCAACTGCCAGTGCGAATTGAACATGAGTTAGACGTATTGATTAAACATGTGGTTGAGCAGGCGCGGCCTGGCGACCAGCTATTGGTGATGAGCAATGGCGGTTTTGGTGGTATTCACCAAAAATTACTCGATGCTCTGGCAATCAAATTTAAGGCGCAATCATGA
- a CDS encoding phosphoglycerate kinase has protein sequence MSVIKMTDLELSAQRVLIREDLNVPVKDGKVTSDARLRAALPTIKLALAQGAAVMVMSHLGRPTEGEFNSDYSLKPVADYLNEALDVNVRLVTDYLDGVEAVAGEVVIFENVRFNIGEKSNSDELAKKMAALCDVFVMDAFGTAHRAQASTHGIAKFAPIACAGPLLSGELEALGKALDNPARPMVAIVGGSKVSTKLTVLESLSKIVDQLVVGGGIANTFIAAAGHQVGKSLYEADLVGDAKTLTANALANNGDIPVPTDVVVATEFAETATATLKPVSEVQDHEMIFDIGPDSAAALCEIIKNAGTIVWNGPVGVFEFDQFGQGTETIARAIADSDAFSIAGGGDTLAAVDKYDIADKISYISTGGGAFLEFLEGKKLPAVEILEQRAK, from the coding sequence ATGTCTGTAATCAAAATGACCGATTTAGAATTAAGCGCACAACGTGTCCTAATTCGTGAAGATTTAAATGTGCCAGTCAAAGATGGCAAAGTAACATCTGACGCGCGACTACGCGCGGCATTACCGACCATTAAACTGGCTTTGGCACAGGGCGCTGCTGTGATGGTTATGTCACATTTAGGTCGCCCGACTGAAGGTGAGTTTAATAGTGACTACAGCCTTAAACCCGTCGCTGATTACCTTAATGAGGCGCTTGATGTCAACGTGCGTTTAGTGACTGACTACCTTGACGGCGTCGAAGCCGTTGCTGGTGAAGTGGTGATCTTTGAAAATGTCCGCTTTAACATTGGCGAAAAAAGTAACAGCGACGAGCTAGCTAAAAAAATGGCTGCTTTGTGTGATGTCTTTGTAATGGACGCTTTTGGTACCGCGCATCGCGCACAGGCATCAACCCACGGCATTGCTAAATTTGCACCTATCGCTTGTGCTGGGCCTTTATTGTCAGGTGAGTTAGAAGCCTTAGGTAAGGCATTAGATAATCCAGCGCGGCCGATGGTTGCAATTGTTGGCGGCTCAAAGGTATCGACTAAGTTAACGGTATTAGAAAGCTTGTCAAAAATTGTTGATCAATTAGTGGTCGGTGGTGGCATCGCCAATACATTTATTGCTGCGGCAGGCCATCAAGTTGGCAAATCACTTTATGAAGCCGATTTAGTCGGTGATGCCAAAACATTAACCGCTAATGCCCTGGCCAATAATGGTGATATTCCGGTACCGACCGATGTCGTGGTGGCAACTGAGTTTGCTGAAACGGCAACCGCAACGTTGAAGCCCGTTAGTGAAGTACAAGACCACGAAATGATTTTTGATATTGGCCCTGATTCAGCCGCCGCGTTATGCGAAATCATTAAAAACGCTGGTACCATCGTCTGGAACGGCCCCGTTGGCGTATTCGAATTTGACCAGTTTGGTCAGGGTACCGAGACTATCGCGCGTGCGATTGCCGACAGTGATGCATTCTCAATTGCTGGTGGCGGCGATACGCTAGCCGCAGTTGATAAGTATGATATTGCCGATAAAATTTCGTATATCTCAACCGGTGGTGGTGCGTTTTTGGAGTTCCTTGAAGGTAAAAAACTACCCGCAGTTGAAATATTAGAGCAACGCGCAAAGTAA
- a CDS encoding ammonium transporter — protein MEQIASLTTTVSELRFALDTFYFLISGALVMWMAAGFAMLEAGLVRSKNTTEILTKNICLYAIACTMFLLVGYNIMYVDNVEGGWLPTIAGFIGEQASDADHALESDFFFQVVFVATAMSIVSGAVAERMKLWSFLLFSVVLTGFIYPVEGYWTWGGGFISKLGFVDFAGSGIVHMAGAAAAVAGVLLLGARKGKYGKNGQINPIPGSNLPMATLGTFILWLGWFGFNGGSQLLISDAENASAVAKIFVNTNTAAATGALSALLVCRFVWGKADLTMILNGALAGLVAITADPLSPSLQFTAIIGLLAGGLVVLSIVILDKVKFDDPVGAVSVHGVAGFFGLMAVPFSNGDATFFGQLQGAAIIFAWVFSTSFVVWFALKKTIGIRVTEEEEYLGMDIADCGVDAYPEFVSVKSN, from the coding sequence ATGGAACAAATAGCGAGTTTAACTACCACCGTATCAGAGCTTAGGTTTGCGCTTGATACTTTTTATTTTTTGATTTCGGGCGCCTTGGTGATGTGGATGGCTGCCGGTTTTGCAATGCTTGAAGCAGGTTTAGTCCGTTCTAAAAATACCACTGAAATATTAACCAAAAATATCTGTTTGTATGCCATTGCTTGTACCATGTTCTTGTTGGTTGGTTATAACATTATGTATGTTGATAATGTTGAAGGTGGCTGGTTGCCAACTATTGCTGGTTTCATTGGTGAGCAGGCTAGTGACGCTGACCATGCCTTAGAATCAGATTTCTTCTTTCAGGTAGTATTTGTTGCTACTGCGATGTCAATCGTGTCTGGTGCGGTTGCTGAGCGAATGAAATTATGGTCATTCTTACTGTTCTCTGTGGTACTGACTGGATTTATTTATCCGGTTGAAGGTTACTGGACTTGGGGCGGCGGTTTTATTTCTAAGTTAGGCTTTGTTGACTTTGCCGGCTCTGGCATCGTGCATATGGCTGGTGCAGCTGCCGCAGTTGCTGGCGTCTTATTGCTAGGTGCTCGTAAAGGTAAATACGGTAAAAATGGTCAGATTAATCCAATTCCTGGTTCAAACTTGCCAATGGCAACTTTGGGTACCTTTATTCTATGGTTAGGCTGGTTTGGCTTTAACGGTGGCTCGCAGTTGTTAATTTCAGATGCAGAAAACGCATCAGCGGTTGCTAAAATATTTGTTAATACCAATACCGCAGCAGCTACTGGCGCACTAAGTGCATTATTAGTTTGTCGATTTGTTTGGGGCAAAGCTGATTTAACCATGATCCTTAATGGTGCATTAGCTGGTTTGGTAGCGATTACTGCTGACCCATTATCACCTTCATTACAGTTTACCGCGATTATTGGTTTGCTTGCGGGTGGTTTAGTGGTGTTGTCTATCGTGATTTTAGATAAAGTTAAATTCGATGATCCTGTTGGTGCAGTTTCGGTTCACGGTGTTGCAGGTTTCTTTGGCTTGATGGCGGTACCATTTAGTAACGGTGACGCGACCTTCTTTGGTCAGCTGCAAGGTGCAGCGATTATCTTTGCTTGGGTATTTTCTACGAGTTTTGTTGTTTGGTTTGCGTTGAAAAAGACCATAGGTATTCGAGTAACCGAAGAAGAAGAATATTTAGGAATGGATATCGCTGATTGTGGTGTCGATGCTTATCCTGAGTTTGTGAGCGTTAAAAGTAATTAA
- the yjjX gene encoding inosine/xanthosine triphosphatase, whose translation MKTQVIKVVVGSRNPVKINAVRLALTTLLVGEQTDVSLECLGIDAPSNVADQPMTADETRLGAINRVNYCQQHHQADYYVAIEGGVDNFSDGPATFAYIVIADKLKRSIGRSAILPLPPVVYQALQAGEELGHVMDRLFNTLNIKQKGGAIGLLTQGAATRQSNYTEALLLAMAPFIYPELYSD comes from the coding sequence ATGAAAACACAGGTAATTAAAGTCGTTGTCGGTTCTCGAAATCCGGTTAAAATTAATGCTGTACGCTTGGCACTGACGACCTTATTGGTCGGTGAGCAAACTGATGTTTCACTCGAATGCCTCGGCATTGACGCCCCATCTAATGTGGCAGATCAGCCGATGACCGCTGATGAAACTCGTTTGGGCGCGATAAACCGGGTTAACTATTGTCAGCAGCATCATCAAGCCGATTATTACGTGGCGATTGAGGGTGGAGTTGATAACTTTAGTGATGGGCCGGCAACGTTCGCTTATATTGTGATTGCCGACAAGCTAAAGCGGTCAATTGGTCGCAGTGCAATTTTGCCGCTACCGCCAGTGGTTTATCAGGCCTTGCAAGCTGGAGAGGAGCTAGGACATGTGATGGACCGTTTGTTCAATACCTTAAATATTAAACAAAAAGGTGGCGCAATCGGCCTGTTAACTCAGGGCGCAGCAACCCGTCAGAGTAATTACACCGAGGCATTGCTGCTGGCGATGGCACCGTTTATTTATCCTGAGCTTTATAGCGATTAG
- the epd gene encoding erythrose-4-phosphate dehydrogenase — translation MSKLRVAINGYGRIGRSILRAYYESCCTAGIHVNNQPCFSDLIEIVAINELAGSEGIAHLTQFDSSHGRFIHPVAVDNETLCILDDRIELLHIADPALLPWQALNIDVVLECSGVFSSRSDAQKHLDAGAGKVLFSHPADPDVDRTVIFGINDHLLEPSDLIVSNGSCTTNCVVPVIEALDRHFCVRSGTITTIHSSMNDQQVIDAYHPDLRRTRAASQSIIPVDTKLAQGIERILPTLKGKMEAISVRVPTINVTAMDLSVTLERRVEINDVNQMLKQEATSRLAAILDYTEMPLVSCDFNHDPHSSIVDGTQTRVSDGHLVKLLLWCDNEWGFANRMLDTCLAMSKSGNH, via the coding sequence ATGTCAAAATTAAGAGTCGCAATTAACGGCTATGGTCGAATTGGTCGTAGTATCTTGCGCGCTTATTATGAATCCTGCTGCACGGCAGGCATTCATGTTAATAACCAACCTTGTTTTAGCGATCTCATTGAAATTGTCGCGATCAATGAATTGGCTGGGTCAGAGGGCATTGCTCATTTGACCCAATTTGATAGTAGCCATGGTCGGTTTATTCATCCGGTTGCTGTTGATAATGAAACGCTGTGTATTCTCGATGACCGTATTGAGCTACTGCATATTGCAGACCCTGCATTGTTACCTTGGCAAGCGCTGAATATTGATGTGGTGTTAGAGTGCAGTGGCGTATTTAGTTCGCGCAGCGACGCCCAAAAGCATCTCGATGCTGGTGCAGGCAAGGTATTATTTAGCCACCCAGCCGATCCGGATGTTGATCGCACGGTAATTTTTGGAATTAACGATCATTTGCTCGAACCTTCGGATCTTATTGTGTCCAACGGCTCATGCACCACCAACTGCGTAGTGCCAGTGATTGAAGCGCTAGATCGTCATTTTTGTGTCCGTAGTGGCACTATAACGACAATTCACTCATCGATGAATGATCAGCAAGTAATTGATGCTTATCACCCCGATTTACGCCGAACTCGCGCCGCTAGCCAATCAATTATTCCGGTTGATACCAAGTTAGCGCAAGGTATAGAGCGGATTTTGCCAACATTGAAAGGTAAAATGGAAGCCATTTCAGTTCGCGTGCCGACCATTAATGTCACGGCAATGGATTTGAGCGTAACGCTTGAACGGCGGGTTGAAATAAACGATGTCAATCAGATGTTAAAGCAGGAAGCAACAAGCAGGCTGGCGGCTATTTTGGATTACACCGAAATGCCATTAGTGTCTTGTGATTTTAATCATGACCCTCATTCGAGCATTGTCGATGGCACGCAAACAAGGGTCAGCGATGGCCACTTAGTTAAGCTGCTGTTGTGGTGCGATAACGAGTGGGGATTTGCCAATAGAATGTTAGATACCTGTTTAGCCATGAGCAAGTCGGGTAACCATTAA
- the tkt gene encoding transketolase encodes MPSRKDLANAIRALSMDAVQQANSGHPGAPMGMADIAEVLWRDFLKHNPANPNWADRDRFILSNGHGSMLLYSLLHLSGYELSIDDLKNFRQMDSKTPGHPEYGYAPGVETTTGPLGQGLTNAVGMAIAEKTLAAQFNRAGHDVVDHFTYTFMGDGCLMEGISHEACSLAGTLGLGKLVAFWDDNGISIDGNVEGWFTDDTVKRFEAYGWHVISDVDGHDSAAIKAAIEAAQQDTKRPTLICCKTTIGYGSPNKGGTHDCHGAPLGKDEIAATREFLNWPHAAFEIPTDIQNDWNAKEQGANLEASWNDKFAAYQAAHPELAAELQRRLSGELPANWSQEMDAYISDLQANQGNIASRKASLNTLNKIGPMLPELLGGSADLAPSNLTMWSDTKAITADDASGNYLHYGVREFGMSAIMNGLVLHGGFKPYGATFLMFMEYARNALRMAALMGQPSIFVYTHDSIGLGEDGPTHQPVEQIASLRLTPNMSTWRPCDEVESAIAWRHAVERTDGPTTLIFSRQNLAPQARDAQQVKNAARGGYILKDCEGTPELILIATGSEVGLAHDALNELVAAGHKVRLVSMPATDVFEKQDAAYKESVLPASVAARVAVEAGIADYWYKYVGLNGKVVGMTTFGESAPAGDLFKHFGFTVENVVATAKSVM; translated from the coding sequence ATGCCGTCACGTAAAGATTTAGCCAATGCGATCCGCGCCTTGAGTATGGATGCTGTTCAGCAAGCCAACTCAGGTCACCCGGGTGCACCGATGGGAATGGCTGATATTGCCGAAGTATTATGGCGTGATTTCTTAAAGCACAATCCAGCGAACCCTAATTGGGCCGATCGCGACCGTTTCATTTTGTCTAATGGCCACGGTTCAATGCTGTTGTATTCTCTATTACATCTTTCTGGTTACGAACTATCAATTGACGATTTGAAGAACTTCCGTCAAATGGATTCTAAAACACCGGGTCACCCTGAATACGGTTATGCACCGGGTGTTGAAACAACGACTGGACCTTTAGGTCAAGGCCTAACCAATGCGGTAGGTATGGCTATTGCTGAGAAGACACTAGCAGCGCAGTTTAACCGCGCGGGTCACGATGTTGTTGATCACTTCACTTATACCTTTATGGGTGACGGTTGTTTAATGGAAGGTATTTCTCACGAAGCCTGTTCACTAGCCGGTACTTTAGGTCTAGGTAAGCTAGTTGCATTTTGGGATGACAACGGTATTTCTATCGACGGTAACGTTGAAGGTTGGTTTACCGACGACACCGTTAAGCGTTTTGAAGCATACGGCTGGCATGTAATTAGCGATGTTGACGGTCACGATAGTGCCGCGATTAAAGCCGCTATTGAAGCCGCGCAGCAAGATACTAAGCGTCCAACGCTAATTTGTTGTAAAACGACCATCGGTTACGGGTCACCAAACAAAGGCGGGACTCATGACTGTCACGGTGCCCCATTAGGTAAAGACGAAATCGCCGCAACCCGCGAATTCCTTAACTGGCCACACGCGGCGTTTGAAATTCCAACCGATATTCAAAACGATTGGAATGCTAAAGAGCAAGGTGCAAACCTTGAAGCGAGCTGGAATGACAAGTTTGCAGCTTATCAAGCGGCACATCCTGAACTGGCTGCTGAATTACAGCGTCGTTTAAGCGGTGAATTACCAGCTAACTGGTCACAAGAAATGGATGCTTACATTAGCGATTTACAAGCTAATCAAGGCAACATTGCGTCGCGTAAAGCGTCACTAAATACCTTAAACAAAATTGGTCCAATGTTACCAGAACTACTTGGTGGCAGTGCCGATTTAGCACCGTCTAACCTGACTATGTGGTCAGACACTAAAGCGATTACAGCTGACGATGCATCAGGTAACTACTTACACTACGGTGTTCGTGAGTTTGGTATGTCTGCAATTATGAACGGCTTAGTATTGCACGGTGGCTTTAAGCCATACGGCGCTACATTCCTAATGTTTATGGAATACGCTCGTAACGCGCTACGCATGGCTGCATTGATGGGCCAACCATCAATCTTTGTTTATACTCACGACTCAATTGGTCTGGGTGAAGATGGTCCTACGCACCAGCCAGTAGAGCAAATAGCATCATTGCGCTTAACACCTAACATGTCGACTTGGCGTCCATGTGATGAAGTGGAATCTGCGATTGCTTGGCGTCATGCGGTTGAACGTACCGATGGTCCAACCACGCTAATTTTCTCGCGTCAAAACTTAGCACCACAAGCACGTGATGCCCAGCAGGTTAAAAATGCTGCGCGCGGCGGTTACATCTTAAAAGATTGTGAAGGTACGCCTGAGCTAATCTTAATCGCAACAGGTTCTGAAGTCGGTCTAGCTCATGATGCACTTAATGAATTAGTTGCGGCTGGTCATAAGGTTCGTTTGGTTTCTATGCCTGCAACTGACGTGTTTGAAAAGCAAGACGCTGCTTACAAAGAATCAGTGTTACCTGCGAGCGTTGCAGCTCGTGTTGCTGTAGAAGCCGGCATCGCTGATTATTGGTACAAGTACGTTGGCCTAAACGGTAAAGTTGTTGGTATGACTACATTTGGTGAGTCGGCTCCAGCAGGTGACTTGTTTAAGCACTTTGGCTTTACGGTCGAAAATGTTGTCGCTACCGCGAAATCGGTAATGTAA